The nucleotide sequence AAAATCCTTCAGCCTGAATGGTCGTCAGCTACGGGCAGCACGAGCCGTGCAAACCCACTGATCGTTCGCGTTCAGGTGAAGGATTTGGGAGGGCGCCTGAGTGACTCAGGTTCGCGGTCTGGCCAAATCTCTGACCGGGCCAACGCGACGCGGCTTATTGCGCGCGGAAGTGGGACAAGTTGCACAAAGCTCGGTAATCCGGCCGCGCAGCAGGCGGCACACGCGAATTTGCAGCATGCGCCGACGCAATTCCGCCCCTCGGGCGCCGGTGTCTCGGCCCGCTCCCACTGAGCTTGCTGCAACGCTGCGGGCGCTATCGGTTTGGCGGATTCAGATGACACGGCGTGACCCTGGCTGCCGTGATGTTGAGCCGCGGCATGGTGCTCATGGCCCATATGCGCCTGGGCAACAGACGGCGCAAACGAAAGCGCGATCATGACGATCGCCGCTCCCAGAATGCGCATGGTCAGTTGCTTCAGCATGATGGCCTTATTGTAGCACAAGCACACGCTAGATATCGCGGGGGAACCGGGAATTCAAGGTCCCCTGCGGGGACGCGACCCGTGCCATCGGGCCCGCAAGGGGCGGGAAGAGAAAGGGGGCATTTGGCGACTTACGCCGGCAGATAAGCTCTGATCGCCGGCAGGAAGAAAATCGCAACATTGATCGCGAAGCCGAGGCTCCAGAGGATCGAGCGCAGCGTCGGGCGGTTGCCGAGATAGGTGAAGACATAGGCGATCCGCACGATCAGGAAGAGAACCGCGAGCTCGTCGATCAGGTGCTGCGGCCCCAGCCGGAATTCCGCCAGCAGTACGGCGACCGCAAAGAACGGAAACGCCTCGATGCCGTTCTGATGGGCGCCGAGCGCGCGGGCGCGGATCGCGTCCTGGTAGAATGTGGGATCGCGCGGTCTGGCATTGTCGAAATGGCGATACCCGGCCCATTTGACCGAGGCGATCGTCAGCAAATAGAGCATCAGCGCTCCGAAAACGCACCATTCGGCGATCGTCATGGCTCCTCCCGCCCGCAGGATATGGCAAGCGTATCGAACCGGCCATTATCTTGACAAGGATAGTGCAAAGCGCGAAGCCATCGAAATCATGACCGCGGCCGCCCCCATTGGAAATCCCGAGCCGGCATCGGCAGTCCGGCCGCAGCGCGTCGGCGTACTGCTGGTCAATCTCGGCACGCCTGACACCGCCGACGCCCGGGGTGTGCGGGTTTACCTGAAGGAATTCCTGTCCGATCCGCGCGTGATCGAGGACCAGGGTCTCGTATGGAAGCTGATCCTCAACGGCATCATTCTGCGCGTGCGTCCTGCCCGCAAGGCACGCGACTACCAGAAGATCTGGAACGCCGAGAGAGACGAATCGCCGCTCAAGACGATCACGCGCGCGCAGGCGGAGAAGCTCGCCGACGCCATCGCCGATCAGGACCACGTCGTGGTCGATTGGGCGATGCGCTACGGCAATCCGTCGATCCGCTCGCGCATCGATGCCTTGGCTGCGCAAGGCTGCGACCGCCTGCTGGTGGTGCCGCTCTATCCGCAATATTCCGCGGCGACTTCGGCGACCGTCAGCGACGAGGTGTTTCGCGCACTCGCCGACATGCGCGCGCAGCCGACGTTACGTGTGTCGCCGCCCTATTACGACGATCCCGACTATATCGAGGCGCTCGCGGTCTCCATCAAAGCGCACCTCGCGACCTTGCCGTTTCAGCCCGAACTTATCGTGGCGTCATTTCACGGCATGCCGCAGAAATATGTCGACAAGGGCGATCCCTATTACGACCAGTGCGTTGCAACAACCGAAAGCTTGCGCAAGCGCATGGCTCTTGATGCCGGCAAACTGATTCTTACGTTTCAATCGCGCTTCGGCAACGACGAGTGGCTGCAGCCCTACACGGACAAGACCATCGAAAAACTCGCGAAAGATGGCGTGAAACGTATTGCCGTCGTGACCCCCGGCTTCGCCGCCGATTGCCTGGAGACGCTGGAAGAGATCGCGCAGGAGAATGCCGAGGTCTTCAGGCACAATGGCGGCGAGCAATTTTCCGCCATTCCCTGTCTCAACGACAGCGATCCCGGCATGGATGTCATCCGTCAGCTCGTTTTGCGCGAGCTTCAAGGCTGGAT is from Bradyrhizobium sp. AZCC 2176 and encodes:
- a CDS encoding MAPEG family protein, with the protein product MTIAEWCVFGALMLYLLTIASVKWAGYRHFDNARPRDPTFYQDAIRARALGAHQNGIEAFPFFAVAVLLAEFRLGPQHLIDELAVLFLIVRIAYVFTYLGNRPTLRSILWSLGFAINVAIFFLPAIRAYLPA
- the hemH gene encoding ferrochelatase, translating into MTAAAPIGNPEPASAVRPQRVGVLLVNLGTPDTADARGVRVYLKEFLSDPRVIEDQGLVWKLILNGIILRVRPARKARDYQKIWNAERDESPLKTITRAQAEKLADAIADQDHVVVDWAMRYGNPSIRSRIDALAAQGCDRLLVVPLYPQYSAATSATVSDEVFRALADMRAQPTLRVSPPYYDDPDYIEALAVSIKAHLATLPFQPELIVASFHGMPQKYVDKGDPYYDQCVATTESLRKRMALDAGKLILTFQSRFGNDEWLQPYTDKTIEKLAKDGVKRIAVVTPGFAADCLETLEEIAQENAEVFRHNGGEQFSAIPCLNDSDPGMDVIRQLVLRELQGWI